Proteins encoded within one genomic window of Phaeodactylum tricornutum CCAP 1055/1 chromosome 27, whole genome shotgun sequence:
- a CDS encoding predicted protein encodes MAESDYSTLLPKILIETTVKQWIADDIPSFDVGGLVVGDGTRKATLWLKSPGVFAGKPFFDSVFELLGCVVEWNSDAAIEGNFVNASSNHKIRLAVVTGPIHKILQGERTALNTLSRCSGVASASYEAVQLARKAGWKGWVAGTRKTTPGFRIVEKYGLLVGGAATHRLDLSQMVMLKDNHIWSAGSISAAVQRARQAAGFSQKIEVECQNLEEAIEASKAGADIVMLDNFEPERLKIDAKSLKEKFPHILIEASGGITTETMHLYLCDSVDIVSQGKLTQGYSCLDYSLKVQL; translated from the coding sequence ATGGCCGAGTCAGACTACAGCACGCTGCTACCGAAAATACTTATAGAAACGACTGTCAAACAATGGATTGCCGACGATATCCCTTCATTTGATGTCGGCGGTCTCGTTGTTGGCGACGGTACTCGAAAGGCAACTCTCTGGCTAAAATCTCCCGGTGTTTTTGCAGGAAAACCTTTCTTTGATTCAGTGTTTGAGCTTTTGGGATGTGTGGTGGAATGGAATTCGGATGCTGCGATCGAAGGCAACTTTGTGAATGCTTCGTCAAACCACAAAATCAGGCTTGCTGTGGTCACAGGCCCTATTCACAAGATCTTGCAAGGCGAACGTACGGCGCTCAACACGTTATCCCGGTGCTCCGGAGTAGCATCAGCGTCGTATGAAGCTGTCCAACTTGCCCGCAAAGCCGGCTGGAAGGGATGGGTTGCAGGAACGCGGAAAACAACCCCAGGGTTCCGTATTGTAGAAAAATATGGGCTTCTCGTCGGCGGCGCCGCGACACACCGGCTGGATCTTAGCCAAATGGTAATGCTGAAGGATAATCATATTTGGTCGGCTGGTTCAATAAGCGCGGCAGTTCAGCGTGCTCGCCAAGCCGCTGGATTTTCGCAAAAGATTGAAGTTGAATGTCAAAATCTGGAAGAGGCGATTGAGGCTTCCAAAGCAGGGGCGGATATCGTTATGCTGGACAATTTTGAACCAGAGAGACTCAAAATTGATGCAAAATCTTTAAAGGAAAAGTTCCCGCATATTCTGATCGAGGCCAGTGGTGGAATTACTACCGAAACAATGCACTTGTATCTGTGTGACTCCGTCGATATTGTTTCCCAAGGAAAGCTCACGCAAGGATATTCATGTTTGGATTATAGCTTGAAGGTGCAACTGTAA
- a CDS encoding predicted protein: KRYYGTYMSLLETNPLTTKSVSAALVSGIGNIFSQWFQAILLRRPFHISYTQMFAFGLTGLVYVGPWFHVWYEQLGRVGRTMESRFGSSQKKQTLAQILIDQTLGVAIFFPTYFYVYEILESFVAGRCEQSYCAFDRQIGTVVKANYCLWPFFQYINFTFVPSSLRVLATNLMSVLWNCYFCSCIA, translated from the exons AAGAGATACTACGGTACTTACATGAGTCTTTTGGAAACGAACCCTCTTACTACAAAATCCGTTTCCGCAGCCCTTGTTTCCGGGATCGGAAATATTTTTTCACAGTGGTTCCAGGCTATATTGCTCCGACGCCCCTTTCACATCAGCTACACTCAAATGTTCGCATTCGGTCTTACAGGTCTCGTCTACGTGGGACCCTGGTTTCATGTTTGGTACGAACAGCTCGGACGAGTCGGTCGCACTATGGAATCTCGTTTTGGTAGCTCGCAGAAGAAGCAAACACTGGCCCAAATTTTGATTGACCAGACACTCGGTGTTGCTATTTTCTTCCCCACTTATTTTTATGTCTACGAGATTCTCGAGTCGTTCGTAGCAGGGCGATGTGAGCAGTCGTATTGTGCATTTGACCGA CAGATTGGTACTGTAGTGAAGGCCAATTACTGCCTCTGGCCTTTCTTCCAGTACATCAACTTCACCTTTGTTCCATCCTCTCTTCGTGTTTTAGCTACGAATCTTATGAGCGTTTTGTGGAACTGCTATTTTTGTTCTTGCATCGCTTAG